Within Spinacia oleracea cultivar Varoflay chromosome 4, BTI_SOV_V1, whole genome shotgun sequence, the genomic segment CTCACCCTCTCTTTCTCCGCCGTCTGCTGGGCTCTCGGCAATCCGGCGTTCTTACCGTTGACGGAGGTATGTAACTTATCTCTCTTCAatctcctttatttatttcaaaaatTCATGATAATCTAAGCGCATTCTAGGGTTTAATTTTCATCGGTTCATGTTGATTTCGATCTGAATGTTTTTAGGGTTATATAGATTGGGGGTTATCCTGCAATTGACCGATTAGTTGTAATTGTTGTTAAATCTAGTGTCTTTATTGACGATGAATGCGGTGTTTATGTTAATCGGAATTGAACCGAGAACATTTCTGGGTTGTTAATGATTTTCTCAAATGTGTTTATTTGGTTTCCTTATTTTGTTGTTATTGATTGGATTGGGTTCTGATTTTGAATGTCTAAGATATGATCAGCTGCAATTGTTATGTTAGCAGTGTGaattaggggggggggggggggtttatTTTCCTGTTTCACGGATTTggggtttcatttttttttaggaaTTTGGGCATTATGGGGGAAAGCAATTCACCAACAAGTGAGATAAGAGACTCAGAACCTGATGAAAACCTCGAAAACAAGACTGGGGATAGTAGCATTGAGGCGATAACTCGGAGGGTTCAAGAGTCCCTTGCTATTGAAAACCGGCACAAGTTTTGGGAAACTCAGCCTGTTGGGCAATTCAAGGACATTGGTGATTCGAGTTTGCCCGAAGGTCCCATCGAGCAGCCTACACCATTGTCTGAAGTCAAGCAAGAGCCCTATAACTTACCCGCGGCTTATGAGTGGATTACTTGTGACTTGGAAACCGAGGAAATGTGCAGCGAGGTCTACAACCTTTTGACTAACAACTACGTTGAGGATGATGAAAACATGTTTAGGTTCAACTATTCCAAAGAGTTCCTTCAGTGGGCGCTTCGGCCACCTGGCCATTTCAAGAGTTGGCATATTGGTGTGCGGGCTAAGACCTCAAAAAAGCTGGTTGCTTTCATTACAGGTGTTCCAGCTAGGATAAGGGTTCATGATGATGTTGTTACCATGGCTGAGGTTAACTTCCTGTGTGTGCATAAGAGGCTGAGGTCAAAACGGCTTGCACCTGTTATGATCAAGGAGGTGACTAGACGGGTTCATCTGGAAAATATATGGCAAGCTGCTTATACCGCTGGTGTAGTTATTCCAACACCCATAGCGACTTGTCAATATTGGCACAGGTCTCTTAACCCAAAGAAGTTGATTGATGTTGGGTTTTCAAGGCTTGGCCCAAGAATGACAATGAGCCGCACCATAAGGCTCTATAAGTTACCAGATTCAACAGTTACACCTGGTTTTAGGAAGATGGAGCTCCGTGATGTTCCTGCAGTTACCCGGCTGTTGAGGGGTTATTTGAGCCAGTTTGTTGTGGCTACTGACTTTGATGAAAATGATGTTGAGCATTGGTTGCTTCCTAAAGAAAATGTAGTTGATGGTTTTGTTGTTGAAAGTCCTTTGACTCATGAGATCACTGATTTTTGCAGCTTTTACACTCTCCCTTCTACTATTCTTGGCCACCCAAATTACACAACTCTGAAGGCTGCCTATTCTTACTACAACGTGGCTACAAAAACTCCGTTGCTTCAGTTGATGAACGATGCTCTTATTA encodes:
- the LOC110775579 gene encoding glycylpeptide N-tetradecanoyltransferase 1 codes for the protein MGESNSPTSEIRDSEPDENLENKTGDSSIEAITRRVQESLAIENRHKFWETQPVGQFKDIGDSSLPEGPIEQPTPLSEVKQEPYNLPAAYEWITCDLETEEMCSEVYNLLTNNYVEDDENMFRFNYSKEFLQWALRPPGHFKSWHIGVRAKTSKKLVAFITGVPARIRVHDDVVTMAEVNFLCVHKRLRSKRLAPVMIKEVTRRVHLENIWQAAYTAGVVIPTPIATCQYWHRSLNPKKLIDVGFSRLGPRMTMSRTIRLYKLPDSTVTPGFRKMELRDVPAVTRLLRGYLSQFVVATDFDENDVEHWLLPKENVVDGFVVESPLTHEITDFCSFYTLPSTILGHPNYTTLKAAYSYYNVATKTPLLQLMNDALIIAKLKDYDVFNALDVMENESFLKELKFGPGDGKLHYYLYNYRLKQPIKPSELGLVLL